A window of Fragaria vesca subsp. vesca linkage group LG7, FraVesHawaii_1.0, whole genome shotgun sequence contains these coding sequences:
- the LOC101313736 gene encoding probable polygalacturonase-like, with translation MKSVFIVVVVALILRGGESRGVTKAKPKAPKKFESFEYSAMNCRAHSASLTEFGGVGDGKTSNTKAFQTAISKLSQYATDGGAQLFVPAGKWLTGSFSLTSHFTLYLHKDAVLLASQDLNEWPVLKALPSYGRGRDAAAGRYSSLIFGTNLTDVIVTGENGTIDGQGEFWWQQFHKKKLKYTRPYLIEIMFSSDIQISNLTLLNSPSWNVHPVYSSNILVQGITIIAPISSPNTDGINPDSCTNTKIEDCYIVSGDDCVAVKSGWDEYGISFGMPTKQLVIRRLTCISPYSATIALGSEMSGGIQDVRAEDIVAINTESAVRIKTAVGRGAYVKDIYVRRMTLHTMKWAFWMTGNYGSHADGNYDKNAFPEITGINYRDVVAENVTMAARLEGIADHPFTGICMSNVTIGLAKKAKKQPWTCTDIQGITSGVTPTPCGLLPDQGTDKPGGCDFPTDDLPIDMVEIKKCTYRSNV, from the exons ATGAAATCGGTGTTCATAGTTGTTGTCGTGGCCTTGATACTAAGAGGTGGAGAGAGTAGAGGAGTAACCAAGGCCAAGCCTAAGGCCCCTAAAAAATTTGAGTCTTTTGAGTACTCAGCTATGAATTGCAGAGCTCACAGTGCCTCACTGACTGAGTTTGGAGGAGTTGGAGATGGAAAGACATCAAATACAAAGGCTTTTCAGACTGCAATTAGTAAGCTGAGCCAGTATGCAACAGATGGAGGTGCTCAGCTTTTTGTTCCAGCTGGGAAATGGCTGACAGGAAGTTTCAGCCTCACCAGCCATTTCACTCTTTATCTTCACAAGGATGCTGTTCTTCTTGCTTCTCAG GACTTGAATGAGTGGCCTGTGCTGAAAGCCCTTCCATCTTATGGTAGAGGAAGAGATGCAGCAGCCGGAAGGTACTCCAGTCTCATATTTGGAACAAATCTCACTGATGTCATTGTTACAG GAGAAAATGGCACAATTGATGGTCAAGGTGAATTTTGGTGGCAACAGTTCCACAAGAAGAAGCTAAAGTATACCCGCCCTTACCTGATTGAGATCATGTTCTCCAGTGATATTCAGATCTCAAATCTCACCCTTCTAAATTCTCCTTCATGGAATGTTCATCCTGTCTATAGCAG TAACATTCTTGTGCAAGGGATTACTATCATTGCTCCAATTTCATCTCCAAATACTGATGGGATCAATCCAG ATTCTTGCACAAATACTAAAATTGAAGACTGTTACATAGTCTCTGGGGATGACTGTGTAGCTGTTAAGAGTGGCTGGGATGAGTATGGCATATCATTTGGTATGCCTACAAAACAACTTGTGATCAGACGGCTCACATGCATCTCACCTTATAGTGCAACAATCGCATTGGGAAGCGAAATGTCAGGCGGGATCCAAGATGTCAGAGCCGAGGACATCGTGGCCATCAATACTGAATCAGCCGTCAGGATCAAGACAGCTGTAGGTAGAGGAGCATATGTGAAAGACATATATGTGAGGAGAATGACACTGCACACAATGAAGTGGGCATTCTGGATGACTGGTAACTATGGATCACATGCTGATGGTAACTATGACAAAAATGCCTTTCCTGAGATCACTGGGATCAACTACAGAGATGTGGTGGCTGAAAATGTAACCATGGCTGCAAGGTTGGAAGGCATTGCCGACCATCCATTTACCGGGATTTGCATGTCCAATGTGACCATTGGATTGGCAAAGAAGGCAAAGAAGCAGCCATGGACATGTACTGATATTCAGGGGATCACAAGCGGTGTGACGCCAACGCCCTGTGGTCTGCTGCCTGATCAAGGAACTGATAAACCTGGTGGTTGTGATTTTCCTACAGATGATCTACCGATCGACATGGTAGAGATTAAGAAGTGTACTTATAGGAGTAATGTGTAG
- the LOC101308422 gene encoding 3-hydroxyisobutyryl-CoA hydrolase 1-like → MASLISDLHSSDPEILVRKNNRFVTTLTLNRPRKLNALSVSMLSRLSELFLRCDNDPHVKLVILKATGKTFSPGGDIASVAQHLYNGNVRAACRSFATAYSLMYLVATKTRPQVSFLNGMTMGTGAGVSIHGSFRVTTEKTVFAMPEAAIGGFPDVGSSYFLSRLPGFFGEYLGLTGAKLDGPEMLALGLATHFVPSSKLASLEEALVRTLGALPNTSSSDDRAFISAILDAYSEQPALKAKSAYHRMDVIDKCFSQSTVEEILSSLEKEYATSTNTSDHHEWLSSSIQSMKSASPISLKIALRSIRGGRNLQGVGECIVREYRIICHVLRGEISKDFMEGCRAILLDKDKNPKWEPSRLELVTDHMVSHYFSRLDDDEELKRPQTSKLSVTPISKL, encoded by the coding sequence ATGGCTTCCCTCATCTCAGATCTTCATTCCAGCGATCCCGAGATTCTGGTACGAAAGAATAATCGATTCGTGACGACGTTGACACTCAACAGGCCTCGGAAGTTGAATGCCCTCTCGGTTTCAATGCTGTCACGGCTGTCGGAGCTGTTCCTCCGTTGCGACAACGATCCCCATGTCAAGTTGGTCATTCTCAAAGCTACCGGCAAGACATTTTCACCGGGCGGCGACATTGCTTCTGTAGCTCAGCATCTCTACAATGGCAATGTGAGAGCTGCTTGCAGAAGTTTCGCAACTGCATACAGCTTAATGTACTTGGTGGCAACAAAGACTAGACCCCAGGTTTCATTTCTCAATGGAATGACCATGGGGACCGGCGCAGGTGTTTCTATACACGGTAGCTTTCGTGTCACGACGGAGAAGACGGTGTTTGCTATGCCGGAAGCAGCTATCGGAGGGTTTCCTGATGTTGGTTCCTCTTATTTCCTGTCTAGACTTCCTGGATTCTTTGGAGAGTATCTTGGTCTAACAGGTGCTAAATTGGATGGTCCTGAAATGCTTGCTTTGGGTCTAGCAACTCACTTTGTTCCCTCATCTAAATTGGCTTCGCTAGAAGAAGCCCTAGTGAGAACACTCGGTGCTTTACCTAATACAAGCTCTAGTGATGACCGGGCTTTTATTTCAGCTATTCTAGATGCATACTCGGAGCAGCCAGCTTTGAAAGCGAAGAGTGCTTACCACCGTATGGATGTCATCGACAAGTGCTTTTCTCAATCAACAGTGGAAGAAATTTTAAGTAGCCTTGAGAAGGAGTATGCTACATCAACCAACACAAGTGATCATCATGAATGGTTATCTTCATCGATTCAATCAATGAAAAGCGCATCGCCGATAAGTTTGAAGATTGCTCTGAGATCGATTCGAGGAGGAAGGAATCTGCAAGGAGTCGGTGAGTGCATTGTTCGCGAATATAGGATTATTTGTCATGTTTTGCGTGGGGAAATCAGCAAGGATTTCATGGAGGGTTGCAGAGCTATACTGTTGGACAAGGATAAGAACCCAAAGTGGGAGCCTTCTAGATTAGAGCTTGTCACTGACCATATGGTTAGCCACTACTTCTCTAGGTTGGATGATGACGAAGAATTAAAGCGCCCTCAAACATCAAAATTGTCTGTAACTCCCATTTCCAAGCTTTGA